In the genome of Polaromonas vacuolata, the window CGAGCGCTGGAAAAAGCCGAGGTTATGGCGCAGCTGGTGGCCAATCATGGTGCGACTTCAAGCGTAGGCGGTTTCGCGCCAGCGGCTGAATTTCCGGTGCTGTTTGAAGACGACTTTTTGCTCGCCATCGATAAGCCCGCTGGCGTTGCCGTGCATGGCGGCAGCGGCGTGAGTTTTGGAGTGATAGAGCAACTGCGTATGGCCAGACCAGAGGCGGACTTTTTAGAACTGGTGCACAGGCTAGACCGCGAAACCAGCGGTATCTTGCTAATCGCCAAGCGCCGCATGGCGCTCAAACTGCTGCAAGAGCAGTTCCGTGAGCGTGAAACGGACAAGGTCTACCTCGCATTAGTCAGTGGCGAGTGGTCACCTAGTCGGCGCGTGATTGACAAGGCCTTGCATAAATATCTGCTCCCTAATGGTGAGCGGCGCGTGAAAATTGTGCCTAACGAGCATCCCGATGGCATGCGTTCTATCACATTGGTCAAGCCCCGGGCTGTAATAGCACCTCGGCGATCCTCTACACCAAACACCGCTTTTAGCTTGCTTGAGGTAACGATTAAGACCGGTCGTACGCATCAGATTCGCGTGCACTTGGCCGGCGAAGGTCATCCGATAGCAGGCGATGATAAATACGGTGACTTTGAACTGAATAAAGCCTTGCAAAAAATAGTAGCCGGTGCGCCGGCGCTCAAGCGCATGTTTTTGCATGCCTGGACGCTTAAGTTCAACCATCCCAAGACCCGAAAAACCATACAGTTGCAGTCTGAGCTACCGCCAGAGCTGCAGCAGTTTTTACCGCTCCCCACGCTAGACTGAGTCAACAACCCCAAAGCGGCAGCGTACTAGCTGCCGGGTCACAATAACAGCATGCAAACTAGACAATTTGACTTGATCGCCTTCGACTGGGACGGCACCTTGTATGACTCGACGGCCAGCATCATCCGCTGCATCCAAGCGGCTGTGGCTGATGTTGGAGGTACGGTGCCTAGTGACGAAGCCGCTGGCTACGTGATAGGCCTTGGCCTGATGCAGGCGTTGGCTCATGCCGCGCCAGATGTACCTCAGGATAAATACCCAGCGTTGGGTGAGCGTTATCGCCACCACTACGCCAAACACATTGATGATTTGAGCTTGTTCGATGGCGTGCTGCCTTTATTGGTAAGCCTCAAAGAGCGCGGCTATTTGCTCGCTGTTGCTACCGGAAAATCGCGTCTTGGCCTTGATGAGGCGCTGCGCAATGTGGCGCTCAAGGGCATGTTTGACGGCTCGCGTACGGCTGATGAAACGGCTGGCAAACCCAATCCCCGAATGCTGCATGAGCTTGCTACTGAGTTCGGTGTGCCAGCCAGTCGCCTGCTCATGATCGGAGACACCACACATGATTTGCAAATGGCGATCAATGCCGGCTGCCCCAGTGTTGCGGTGAGTTATGGCGCGCATGGCAGCGAAGCCTTGACAGCGCTAGGTCCACGCCATCTGGCGCACTCGGTACGCTCGCTGCACGACTGGTTGCTGCTGCAGGACTAAGGCGCTAATTCCATGGATGATTTGCAAACGCTTTGCTCCAGCTCTCAGCTACAAGATCGCGGTCTGGCCATGCCATTCGATGTGGTTTATGCCGGCCAGACATGCCGCGCTTTTGCTGTGCGTTTTGACGGCCATGTTCAGGCCTATCTCAACCGTTGCACGCATGTTGCAATGGAGTTGGACTGGCAAGCGAATCAAGTTTTTGACGGCAGTGGCCAATGGTTGTTGTGTGCCAGTCATGGTGCGGCCTACCATCCTGCCAGTGGTGAATGTGCTGGTGGTCCTTGTCGTGGTGGTCTGGTCAAGATAATGCTGTCAGAATCCGACGGTATCGTTTATTGGCATGGCTCTTACAAGCTCAAGCCCTTGGCTTTTTGATTTATTTCTTTAATTTTTTAAGTAGCCCTTATTTCTCTCATGACTGAATCCAATCATCTTGAAAACAATCCAGCGCCGCAAAGCGCCTCTGCCGCGCCAGCTTGGGAGCGTGCAACGCTTGAAAAGTTAGCTTTTGCCGCTCTCGTCGAGCAAAAGTCCACGCGCCGTTGGAAGACCTTTGTGCGTCTTTCATGGCTGGCCTTTTTTGTAGCCTTGTTGTGGTTGGGTTTGCGGACCGCCGCACCGGTTGCCGATGTCTCATCACCGCATACTGCCGTGGTTGAAATCAAGGGTGAGATTGCTGCAGGCTCAGACGCCAGCGCTGAGTTTGTGAACGCTGCCTTGCGCGCTGCGTTTGAAGACAGTGGCTCCAAAGCCGTCGTGCTGCTGATCAACTCGCCCGGCGGCAGCCCGGTTCAGGCCGGCATGATGAATGATGAGATTTTGCGTTTAAAGGCCAAGTACAAAAAACCGGTTTACGCCGTGGTTGAAGAAACCTGTGCCTCAGCTGCTTATTACATTGCGGTTTCAGCCGACCAAATTTTTGTCGATAAAGCCAGTATTGTGGGCAGCATTGGCGTGTTGATGGATGGTTTTGGTTTTACCGGTTTGATGGACAAACTCGGCGTCGAGCGCCGCTTGCTGACTGCTGGCGAGAACAAAGGATTTTTAGATCCGTTTAGCATTCAGACCGAAAAGCAACGCGCTTTTGCGCAGACCATGCTCAACCAGATTCACCAGCAATTTATCGGTGTGGTCAAAGCCGGGCGCGGCCAACGACTGAAGGAAACACCAGAGATGTTCACAGGCCTGTTCTGGACTGGCCAGCAAGCCATAGAGCTCGGATTGGCCGATCATCTGGGTAGTCTTGACTATGTGGCGCGTGAAGTCGTCAAGACCGAGGACATAGTTGATTACACCAAGCGTGACAATGTTGCTGAACGTCTGGCTAAGAAGTTTGGTGCTGCCATAGGCGAGGGCGGCATGAAGGCGTTTAAATCTATTCCTTCAATTCACTAAACTGACTCAAACCCTTTTTAGAGGCGAGGCGCTGCCAAGGCATGTCGCTCTCGCCGCTGTGTAGGCGTTGAGATAAAAGGCTTTAAATGCAGCCTTTTCTGGCCTTGACTTTGATTTCTAGAGCAAGCCTTATCGCCCAATACAGAACACTGCTGGCAAATCTAGTGGCGGCGTGGGTTTGCTCTTTTTCCAACCCGAGGTCAAGGCGCTAAAAGACCAGCTTTTCTCCAGCGTCAAGCCACAACTAAGTGCTAGCCGTGTATTGCCGTGCAGTGTTTGCAGAAGTGCGCCTAAAAGCACGGTATTGCGGTAAGGCGTTTCAATAAAAATTTGCGTTTGACCGGTTTTTAGTGCCAACGACTCGAGTTCGCGAATGCGTTGTGCGCGCTCACCTGACTCTTGCGGCAGATAGCCGACAAAGGCAAAGCTCTGTCCATTCAGACCGCTAGACGCCAGCGCCAACATCAGTGACATAGGTCCACCCAATGCAACGACTGTTATGCCTAAGTCGTGCGCTGCTCGCACCACAGAAGAGCCTGGATCGGCAATCGCCGGCATACCGGCTTCGCTGACCAAGCCCATGTCGTGACCGGCTAGTGCAGCCGCTAGCAGCGGCCGTGCGTCGAAGTTGCCGTTGTGATCGCCTTTCTTATGCACCTCTCGCGGTAGTTCTTGAATTTTTTGCTCTTGCACCGTGCAAGCCAGTGGCTGCAACTCGCCCACGCGTTTGAGGTAAGCGCGCGTGCTCTTAGCGTTCTCGCAAACCCAGTGCGTTAACAGTGCGGCAGCGCGTACGGTTTCCATGGGCATGACTTCGGCTAGCGGAGTCTGGCTGTTGCAACCAAAGTCGAGTGGGGCGGGTACTAAATAGAGTTTGCCTTTTGGGGTCGAGTTGGCGGCGGTCATGCATTGGCCTTTGTGTTTTTCGTTAAGTGTTGTCCGCCTAGCAAATCAATGCCGGCGGCGCGCAGCATGGCGCAAGTGCGAATTAAAGGTAGACCGATTAATGCGGTTGGGTCATCGCTGTCAATGGCGTCGAGTAAAGCAATGCCAAGACCTTCGCTTTTGGCGCTGCCAGCACAGTCGTAGGGTTGTTCGGCGCGCAAGTAGTTTTCAATCTCGTCATCGCTCAAGTCGCGAAACTTAACCCGTACTGCTGCCAAGCGGCACTCTGAAAAACCGATTTCAAGGCAAACCACGGCGACCGCAGTTTGAAACACGACGGACTGGCCGCGCATACGGCGCAACTGGGTTACAGCGCGTTCGTGGTTGCCAGGTTTACCCAGCGACTCGCCTGCAAGATCAGCGACTTGATCGGAGCCAATCACAACCGCTTGTGGATTGGTTTTTGCCACTGTGTTGGCTTTTTCCAGCGCCAAGCGCATAGCGAGATCAGCGGGGGTTTCGCCAGCTTGAGCACTCTCGTCAAGTTCTGGTGAGACGCTATCGAACGGGATACGTAGGCGCTGGAGTAGCTCGCGCCTGTAAATTGAGCTTGAGCCGAGTATCAAGGGGCGAGACGGCTGGCTATAAGTGGGAGGGATTGCGGCTAAAGCGCCGGGCTTGTCAAAGTTCATGGCTTGATTCTCTTACACTGCTTGCTATGACCAGAATGATTCAAGCCAACCAACTCAATATACAGGCCTTTGCTCAAGAGGCTGTGTCGTACGCAGAGACCACGCCACTGCAACAATTTTCGCGCCTCGCGCATGAAACCAGCCTTAAGCAAGACGATGCAACCGTTGTCTGGCAAGCCAGCGCGGAGCTGCGTAAGGGCTCTACTCCAGAAGACGATATTTGGCTGCACTTGCAAGCCACGACGAAGCTGGCATTAACTTGCCAACGCTGCATGACGGCGCTGAGCATGCCTCTTGAGGTCAACCAGTGGTACCGTTTTGTCGCCAGCGAGGAAGTTGCCATGCTGCAAGACGACGAGTCCGAGGAAGACCTGTTGGTGATGGAGCCGCAATTTGACCTGCTCGCAGTACTGGAAGATGAGCTGCTAATGGCCTTGCCACTGGTGCCTATGCATGAGCAATGTCCCGTGCCACCGGTTATGCAAAGCGCTCAAAGCGGTGCCGAGGAAGAAGCGCTGACTTTGGCCGAAAAGCCTAATCCTTTCGCGGTGTTGGCTCAGTTAAAAGGCAAGAAATAAGGCTAATACAGGCAAGAAAGAAGCTGAAAATAGCAGGGGATAATTCTTCACTAGAGTGCTGTTCTTTGGTGACTGTCTCCCAACTTTTGGGGCGATAAGATTCCCAGCTATAATCAAAGGCTTCGCGTACTAAACATTGATTGTTAAGCTGCGGCAAGATTTTGAAGTTCTATTTTTTAAGACGACAAAATCTCCCGCTTGTGACTTTGAGTCTGGTGCGCAATTTACCAACCCTACACCCCACCAGTGTTGTAACAGGAGCGGATTATGGCCGTCCAGCAGAACAAAAAGTCACCTTCGAAGCGCGGTATGCACCGCTCGCACAATGCACTTAACGTGCCAGGCATCGCAGTGGAATCCACCACTGGTGAGATCCATTTGCGTCACCACATCAGCCCAACCGGTTTTTACCGCGGCCGTAAGGTGCTCAAAACTAAATCTGATTAATTCAGAGCGCTAAGCACTAGCCCGCACTCATACTGCGGGCTTTTCTTTTGGCGCAGCATTTTATTTTTATGACTGTAGTGGCCGTTTCATGATCAGAATTGCTGTAGATGCTATGGGTGGAGATTTCGGCCCGCGTGTCACGGTCGCTGCCAGTCTTGCCTTTTTGCAAGGTCATGCCGATGCAAGCTTGATTTTGGTTGGTCAGCCTGAAGTGCTGTCTCGTCACCCCCATTACGCACAACTCATAGCCAGTGGTCGCTGTGAAGTTATTTCAGCCAGTGACGTGGTGAGCATGGACGACAGCATTGAAGTGGCCCTTAGGCGCAAGAAAAATTCTTCCATGCGTCTTGCCATCAACCAAGTAAAGCTTGGTGCTGCACAGGCTGCTGTTTCGGCCGGCAATACCGGCGCGTTAATGGCGATTGCCCGCTATGTCCTCAAAACAATGGATGGTATTGATAGGCCAGCGATTGCTACGCAGTTGCCGAATGCTGCCGGCGGTGCCACTACCGTGCTGGATTTAGGCGCCAATGTAGATTGCAGTGCCGATCACTTGCTCCAGTTCGCAGTCATGGGTTCGGCTCTGGTCGCCGCTATTGGCGGCAATGACTCGCCTAGCGTTGGTTTACTCAATATTGGTGAAGAGGCCATTAAAGGCAGCGAAGTGATCAAAAAAGCCGGCGAATTACTGCGTTCAGCAGCCAGTTCTGGCGACCTCAATTTTTACGGTAATGTTGAAGGTAATGATATTTTTAAGGGCACTACCGACATAGTTGTTTGTGACGGTTTCGTGGGTAATGTGGCGCTAAAGGCCAGTG includes:
- a CDS encoding RluA family pseudouridine synthase; this translates as MATDLANRRSPQVAAKSDKALSSASPQPTAQATLVTVDEDYAGQRLDNFLIRQLKGVPKTHVYRIIRSGEVRINKGRAQAETRVQTGDVVRLPPVRTSDRALEKAEVMAQLVANHGATSSVGGFAPAAEFPVLFEDDFLLAIDKPAGVAVHGGSGVSFGVIEQLRMARPEADFLELVHRLDRETSGILLIAKRRMALKLLQEQFRERETDKVYLALVSGEWSPSRRVIDKALHKYLLPNGERRVKIVPNEHPDGMRSITLVKPRAVIAPRRSSTPNTAFSLLEVTIKTGRTHQIRVHLAGEGHPIAGDDKYGDFELNKALQKIVAGAPALKRMFLHAWTLKFNHPKTRKTIQLQSELPPELQQFLPLPTLD
- a CDS encoding HAD family hydrolase; the protein is MQTRQFDLIAFDWDGTLYDSTASIIRCIQAAVADVGGTVPSDEAAGYVIGLGLMQALAHAAPDVPQDKYPALGERYRHHYAKHIDDLSLFDGVLPLLVSLKERGYLLAVATGKSRLGLDEALRNVALKGMFDGSRTADETAGKPNPRMLHELATEFGVPASRLLMIGDTTHDLQMAINAGCPSVAVSYGAHGSEALTALGPRHLAHSVRSLHDWLLLQD
- a CDS encoding Rieske (2Fe-2S) protein, yielding MDDLQTLCSSSQLQDRGLAMPFDVVYAGQTCRAFAVRFDGHVQAYLNRCTHVAMELDWQANQVFDGSGQWLLCASHGAAYHPASGECAGGPCRGGLVKIMLSESDGIVYWHGSYKLKPLAF
- a CDS encoding S49 family peptidase yields the protein MTESNHLENNPAPQSASAAPAWERATLEKLAFAALVEQKSTRRWKTFVRLSWLAFFVALLWLGLRTAAPVADVSSPHTAVVEIKGEIAAGSDASAEFVNAALRAAFEDSGSKAVVLLINSPGGSPVQAGMMNDEILRLKAKYKKPVYAVVEETCASAAYYIAVSADQIFVDKASIVGSIGVLMDGFGFTGLMDKLGVERRLLTAGENKGFLDPFSIQTEKQRAFAQTMLNQIHQQFIGVVKAGRGQRLKETPEMFTGLFWTGQQAIELGLADHLGSLDYVAREVVKTEDIVDYTKRDNVAERLAKKFGAAIGEGGMKAFKSIPSIH
- a CDS encoding SAM-dependent methyltransferase, whose product is MTAANSTPKGKLYLVPAPLDFGCNSQTPLAEVMPMETVRAAALLTHWVCENAKSTRAYLKRVGELQPLACTVQEQKIQELPREVHKKGDHNGNFDARPLLAAALAGHDMGLVSEAGMPAIADPGSSVVRAAHDLGITVVALGGPMSLMLALASSGLNGQSFAFVGYLPQESGERAQRIRELESLALKTGQTQIFIETPYRNTVLLGALLQTLHGNTRLALSCGLTLEKSWSFSALTSGWKKSKPTPPLDLPAVFCIGR
- a CDS encoding Maf family nucleotide pyrophosphatase produces the protein MNFDKPGALAAIPPTYSQPSRPLILGSSSIYRRELLQRLRIPFDSVSPELDESAQAGETPADLAMRLALEKANTVAKTNPQAVVIGSDQVADLAGESLGKPGNHERAVTQLRRMRGQSVVFQTAVAVVCLEIGFSECRLAAVRVKFRDLSDDEIENYLRAEQPYDCAGSAKSEGLGIALLDAIDSDDPTALIGLPLIRTCAMLRAAGIDLLGGQHLTKNTKANA
- a CDS encoding YceD family protein translates to MTRMIQANQLNIQAFAQEAVSYAETTPLQQFSRLAHETSLKQDDATVVWQASAELRKGSTPEDDIWLHLQATTKLALTCQRCMTALSMPLEVNQWYRFVASEEVAMLQDDESEEDLLVMEPQFDLLAVLEDELLMALPLVPMHEQCPVPPVMQSAQSGAEEEALTLAEKPNPFAVLAQLKGKK
- the rpmF gene encoding 50S ribosomal protein L32, producing MAVQQNKKSPSKRGMHRSHNALNVPGIAVESTTGEIHLRHHISPTGFYRGRKVLKTKSD
- the plsX gene encoding phosphate acyltransferase PlsX, whose amino-acid sequence is MIRIAVDAMGGDFGPRVTVAASLAFLQGHADASLILVGQPEVLSRHPHYAQLIASGRCEVISASDVVSMDDSIEVALRRKKNSSMRLAINQVKLGAAQAAVSAGNTGALMAIARYVLKTMDGIDRPAIATQLPNAAGGATTVLDLGANVDCSADHLLQFAVMGSALVAAIGGNDSPSVGLLNIGEEAIKGSEVIKKAGELLRSAASSGDLNFYGNVEGNDIFKGTTDIVVCDGFVGNVALKASEGLASMIGAFMKAEFSRNIFTKAAAIVAYPVLNAFKKRVDHRRYNGAALLGLQGLVFKSHGSADAFAFERALNRAYDAARNNLLERVRERIAHAAPLLLAAQAAPIADVATLSTPEPVVLTVNPA